From Ascaphus truei isolate aAscTru1 chromosome 20, aAscTru1.hap1, whole genome shotgun sequence, one genomic window encodes:
- the DNASE2 gene encoding deoxyribonuclease-2-alpha isoform X2 produces MALFWALAHLLFPLASAAISCYSDSGKAVDWFIVYKLPKPEHSGPEDGMRYMYQDGGSGGWVQGTSLMNSTDSAVGHTVSQLYGATREQDRAYVLYNDQPPCPAANAIRGHTKGVVLLDKTQGFWLVHSTPHFPPPAAQKYDWPNSAFHNGQSFLCVTYPYPQLQDIGTQLLYNTISAYDSSIPETFAADLPDLQAAAKNGHVTSPPWNRQVTLTSAGGKNFTSFAKDGRFGDDLYSGWVSQVLKSDLFVQFWLNSVGVLQSNCSLPYHTYDMQRVAFSPTLAFSSHVDHSKWCASGPGAPGWACVGDMNRNREEEQRGGGTVCSHDPQVWKSFSSLVSAYSQCLGQGRE; encoded by the exons GTTTATAGTGTACAAGTTGCCAAAGCCGGAGCACAGCGGCCCCGAGGACGGTATGCGCTACATGTACCAAGATGGAGGAAGCGGTGGATGGGTGCAAGGGACCTCGCTCATGAACAGCACAGACAGCGCCGTGGGACACACCGTGAGCCAGCTCTACGGGGCCACCAGGGAACAG GACAGGGCCTATGTCCTGTACAACGACCAGCCGCCTTGTCCAGCTGCCAATGCAATCCGCGGCCACACGAAGG GGGTGGTTCTCCTGGATAAGACGCAGGGGTTCTGGTTGGTACACAGTACCCCTCACTTCCCACCTCCCGCTGCACAGAAATACGATTGGCCTAACAGTGCATTTCACAACGGCCAGTCTTTCCTGTGTGTCACCTACCCATACCCGCAGCTCCAAGACATCG GGACGCAGCTCCTGTATAACACCATCTCAGCGTATGACTCCTCCATTCCCGAAACCTTTGCCGCTGACCTCCCTGACCTGCAGGCCGCGGCCAAAAATGGTCACGTGACCTCGCCGCCCTGGAACCGGCAAGTTACCCTGACCTCGGCCGGCGGCAAAAACTTCACCAGCTTCGCCAAGGACGGGAGGTTTGGAGACG atCTGTACTCCGGCTGGGTGTCCCAGGTTTTGAAGTCGGACCTCTTCGTGCAGTTCTGGTTGAACTCGGTGGGGGTCCTGCAGTCGAACTGCTCCCTGCCGTACCACACGTATGACATGCAGCGCGTGGCCTTCTCCCCGACCCTCGCCTTCTCCTCCCACGTCGACCACTCCAAGTGGTGCGCGTCGGGCCCGGGAGCCCCCGGCTGGGCCTGCGTGGGGGACATGAACCGGAACCGGGAGGAGGAGcagcgagggggggggacggTGTGCTCCCACGACCCCCAGGTGTGGAaatccttcagctccctggtgTCTGCGTACAGCCAGTGCCTGGGACAGGGCCGGGAGTAG
- the LOC142471047 gene encoding bestrophin-2-like: protein MTVTYTARVANARFGGFHSLLMIWRGSIYKLLYKELIVFICLYLTFSITYRFFLSEDQRRDFEKVSIYCNHYSNLIPVSFVLGFYITLIVNRWWNQYQSIPRPDSLMCVISTTVHGTDEQGRLYRRTLMRYCSLSALLILRSVSTAVFKRFPTMDHVVEAVGRRQREEPAGFLPPFPCQENLRQDARAATVTPLTRGNNVLQGQ, encoded by the exons ATGACGGTCACTTACACCGCCCGTGTGGCTAACGCCCGGTTTGGGGGATTTCACAGTCTTTTGATGATCTGGAGGGGGAGTATTTACAAACTCTTATACAAGGAACTCATCGTCTTCATCTGTTTGTACCTCACCTTCAGCATCACATACAG GTTCTTTCTGTCCGAGGATCAAAGACGTGACTTTGAGAAAGTGTCAATTTACTGTAATCATTACTCAAACCTCATCCCCGTGTCATTCGTACTGG GTTTTTACATAACCCTGATAGTGAATCGCTGGTGGAATCAGTACCAGTCTATACCGCGCCCGGACAGCCTCATGTGCGTCATCTCGACGACCGTGCACGGGACGGACGAGCAAGGACGCCTGTACCGCCGCACTCTCATGCGCTACTGCAGCCTGTCAGCGCTCCTCATCCTGCGCTCTGTCAGCACCGCAGTCTTCAAGAGGTTCCCAACCATGGATCATGTGGTGGAGGCCG TTGGCAGACGGCAAAGAGAGGAGCCTGCTGGATTTCTTCCTCCGTTCCCGTGCCAGGAGAACCTGCGGCAAGATGCCAGGGCTGCCACCGTCACGCCGCTCACCCGGGGCAATAAcgtgttacaggggcaataa